The DNA sequence GCAGGAGAATGGATCTCTATGAAGCGTCTCGCGACGAGAGATTCCCCCGGCTGGTCAACTTACTCATCACGAAGACCAAGGCTGGTCAGGTGCAGTGGGAGGTGGCACGCATTCCCGACGACGGGGAAAGCGACGGATTCTCGTTCTCGACGCGCCGGAGCACGGTCATAATCGGAAGCGTCAAGGGGGATGGGCAGGCTCCCTTCTACCTGTCGATCCTCAATGAGCACGGCTTCGAGGTCGAGCGCATCTTGGCCGAACCTCCTGATCTGGAGGTGGGGCCCGATGAGACCAGGGAGTCCGCCCGTTTCAGATATATGCAGGTCTCTCATCTCCTGAATCAGATCACCACCCTTTACAAGCAGGCGCGTCGCGTGGCACTCCAGACGGATCAGGTCATTGATCACCTGTTGCAGGACCTCGCCTTGTAGGCTCCTGGTGCGAGTGCGGTGCCCACGCGCCGGATGTAGAGGTGTCTGGGGGAGCGGGGAGGGTGATTCCGAGTCTTGCCATCCGTGGGCGAACTTCCACCCCGCGGAGTATGGGTGACGGCAAAAGGGGCGGGCCCGACCAAGAAGTAGCCGGGCAGGTATTCGTCGACCCCGATACCTTGCAACAAGGACACCTCGATCGGATGAGACGGCCCGCCGGGCCACCCGCTTCTGCGGGAGTCGCACTCGCAGCGCTGCCGGCAACGCCGAAACCGATTGTGATCCGGAGATTCCCGCCCACCTGCATGACGCGTAATCCCATGTGCTGCTTGTCCGGCCGGGGACGATGCGGCGCGAAGGCGCAGGTCACCGGCTTGAAGCCGGTACCGCCACCGGCGGAACCGAGCCCTGTGGCGCGCACTGCCGGATGCCGGCCATCAGGGCGACGTTGACGTCCCTGAAGGTCCGCTCCGAGGTTCTCGCGGCTGAAGCCGGTTGGCCACATCCTCCACACCGAGAGGCGTATGCATCGCCTATGTATCGCCTCGCCGACCTGGTACGACCCCCGCTCACCCGAAGCCCTCTGTTGCCGGCCATGAGTGTCCGTATGCAGACGAGCGCGACCTGCCGGCCGTCCACGGATTGGCCGATGCGCTCCCGCCGCGTTCTTCGCGTGGCCGACTCGTCGATGGTGCGGGTGATGGCGGTGCCGTACGCCCGGCTCTGACAGGTGGTCGGCCCGCCGCGCCGTACGCTCGTCTCGATAGGGGTGACCTGCCTGGTCTGCGTGGTGTGCGACCGACCGGATCGTTCCGCATCCGGGCTTGATCGTGCCTTCCGGGATGGTGCCCCGGATGCGGAGGATCGGAGCCGTGAACAGAGCCCTTCTCGTCATCGATGTACAGGAGTCCTTCCGGCAGCGGCCGAACTGGCGGGCGGTGTCCGCGCCCGACATCGCCGATCGGGTGGCGCGTCTGGTGCGGGCCTCCCGCGCCAACGGTGACCTGGTGGTGTGGGTGCTGCACACCGACCCGGGGAGCGGCGGGCCGTTCGATCCGGAGCGCGGTTTCGTCCGCCCGATCGAGGGCCTGGAGCCCGCGCCCGGTGAGCCGGTGGTGACGAAGACCTCCTACAACGCCTTCACCACCACGAACCTCCACCAGCTGCTCACCCGGCACGGCGTCCGGGAGGTGATCGTGTGCGGCATCAAGACCGAGCAGTGCTGCGAGACGACCACCCGTCTCGCCTGTGACCTCGGCTACGACGTCACGTTCGTGATCGACGCCACCGCGACCTTCCCGCTCGAGCACCGGGACGCGCCCAAGGGCCGCCCGATCGAGGAGATCCTCGCGGACCCGAGAACGCTGTCCACCGACGAGATCATCCGCCGCACCGAGTACACCCTCTCGGGGTGGTTCGCCACGATCCGGACCGTCGCCGAGCTGACGGGGGAGCCCGCCGAGAAGGTCGGGGCGGGTTCCGCTGCGGGAGGCTGACCGGATCGTGCCCCGCGTGGTGTTCGTGCTCGTCCCCGATTTCCACCTGCTCGACCTGTCGGGCCCCGCGCAGGTGTTCTCCGCGGCCGCCAACCTCGGCTACGACTACCGCCTGAGCTACGTCGCCGAGCGGCCCGAGGTGACCAGCGCGCAGGGCCTGCCGGTCCGGGCGGAGGTGGACTGGCCCGAGACGGACGCCGACGATCTGGTGATGGTGCCGGGCTGGCGGGCGCCGACCCTCGCCGGCCACGGCCACCTCACCGCGGCGACGCTGCGCCGCCTCGCCGCCCACCATGACGCGGGCGGTACGGTGGCCAGCGTGTGCGCGGGCGCGGACGCGCTGGGCCGTGCCGGGCTGCTCGACGGCCGCCGGTGCACCACCCACCACGCGCTGCAGGAGGAGCTGGCGCGGCGCTACCCGCGGGCCACCGTGGTACGCGACGTGCTCTACGTCGTCGACGGCAGGGTGGTGACGTCCGCCGGCATCGCCAGCGGCATCGACCTCGCGTTGCACCTCGTCGCGGTACGGCACGGCCCCGGCGTGGCCGGGCGCATCGCCCGCAACCTGGTGGTCTTCGCCCGCCGCAACGGCGACGAGCGGCAGGCCAGCGTGATGCTGCGGTACCGCTCCCACCTGTGCGACGCCGTACACCGCGCGCAGGACATGATCGACGCCCGGTACACCGAGCGGCTGCGGCTGGCCGAGCTGGCCGCGGCGTGCGGGGTGGGGGAGCGGACGCTGACCCGCCTGTTCACCAAGGCGATCGGGATGACGCCGCTGCGCTACCAGCAGGCGCTCCGGCTCGAGCGGGCCGAGCATCTGATCGGCCAGGGGGCGACCGTCGAGGCCGCGGCCCGGGCCGTCGGCTTCCAGGACGCCCGCATGCTGCGTCGCCTGCGCGCCCGTACGGCCCGAGGCCGGGCGGTCCCCGGGCCTGTCGCGGCCGGTCAGAGGGCGCAGATCGCGTAGACGCTGATGCCGACGGTGTTGCCCTTCGACTGGCGGCCGAGGGCGATCCAGCCGCGGCCGTCCGAGGTGGGGAACGAGCCGACGAGGACCGCGTTGGGCCCCTGGGCCTCGCCGCCACCGCCGATCACCCGCTTGTTGTGGGGGCACCAGGCGGTGCGGCGCTGGAAGTTCGGCACGTTCTTGTTGGGGAGCACGACGACCTGGTAGCCGGGCGGGAGCGCCGAGGCGGTCGAGGCCGCGGTCCGTGCGGACGTGCCCGATCCGGTGGCGTTGGCCGGGGCGTTGCCGATGGCGAGCGCGGTCACGGTGGACGCGAGGGCCGCCGCGACGAGCGTGGAGAGGGCGGTCTTGAGAGCGGGCTTCAGCGGCATCCGGATCTCCTTATGGTCTCCGCCGCGCGAGGCGGTTCGGGGGAATCGGCGGTGACGTCAGGTGAGACGCGGCGGTCGCCGCCGTTGTTCGGCCGCGGGCGTGGGCGTCTCGGCCCACGTGCGGTCACTCCGAGTCCAGGGGGAGGCCCGGGACGGATCCGGAACGGCCGGTCGTGGGCTGGTAGCGCAGCTCGGGGCGCCCCACCGAGCCGTACCGGGGGAGGCGGCGGGCGGCGCCGGTCTCGATCAGGTACTCAAGGTAGCGCCGCGCGGTGACCCGGGAGACGCCCACCGCCGCGCCGACCTCCTGGGCCGAGACGCCGTCGGGGTACTTGCGCAGCTCGGCCGCGATCAACTCCAGGGTGGCGAGGGACATGCCCTTGGGCAGCGCGGCTCCGGCGCCGCCGCGCAGGGTGGCGAGGGCGCGGTCCACCGCGTGCTGGTCGGCCTCGGCGGCGCCGTCCATGGTGGCGCGGAACTCGGCGTACCGCTTGAGCTTCTCGGCCAGCGCGGCGTAGGTGAACGGCTTGATCAGGTACTGGGAGACGCCGATCGACACCGCGGCCCGTACCACCGACAGGTCCCGCGCGGAGGTCACCGCGATCACGTCGCAGAGCAGCCCGGCGGCCCGCAGGCTGCGGCACAGCTCAAGCCCGTGCATGTCCGGCAGGTAGAGGTCGAGCAGGATCAGCTCGACCCGCCGTTCCCGCAGGAACCGCAGCGCCTCCCCGGCGGACCGGGCCACCCCGGCGACCTGGAAGCCGCCGACCCGCTCGACGTACCGGCGGTTCGCCTCCGCCGCGATCTCCTCGTCCTCGACGACCAGCACCGGGATCACGGCTCACCCCCGCGCAGCGGCAGCCGTACGGTGAACACCGCGCCGCCCAGACCGGTGCCCGGGGCGCCGCGCCCGACCTCGATGGTCCCGCCGAGGCGGCGTACCGCCTGCCCGACCAGGGCGAGCCCGAGGCCCCGGCCGTCGCCCTTGGTGGACCAGCCCTTCCGGAACGCCTCCGCCGCGGTCGCCGGGTCCATGCCCGGCCCGCTGTCGGCGACCCGGACGACCAGCGTGCCGTCGTCGGCGCGCAGCCGTACCGCCACCCGTTGCGGGGGCGGGCCGGCGCCCGCGGCGTCGATCGCGTTGTCGATCAGGTTCCCGACGATGGTCACGAGCGCGCGCTCGTCCACGCAGATCGTGTCGAGCTCGCCGTCGGGGTCGATCGCGAGCTCGACCCCGCGCTCGGCGGCGACCGCGGACTTGCCGAGCAGCAGCGCGGCGAGCACCGGCTCGCGTACCGACTCCACCACCCGGTCGGTGAGCCGCTGCACCGTGCGCAGCTCCTCGGTGGCGAACGCCACCGCCTCCTCGGTACGGCCCAGCTCCACCAGCGACACCACGGTGTGCAGCCGGTTCGCCGACTCGTGCGCGGCCGACCGCAGCGACTCGGCGAACCGGCGCTCTGCGTCGAGCCGGCTGGTGAGCGCCTGCAGCTCGGTGTGGTCGCGCAGGGTGACCACGGTGCCGAGCGACCGCGCCCCGGCGCGCACCACCGACACGCTCACCAGCAGCACCCGGTCCGCGGTGAGGTGGATCTCGTCGGTGCGGGTGTGCCCGGAGGCGAGCAGCTCGACGAGGGACGGCGGCAGGCCGAGCTCGGTGACGTGCCGACCCTCGGCGTCGGGTGGCAGCCTGAGCAGCTCGCGCGCGCCGTCGTTGGCGAGGGTGAGCCGCCGTTCGGCGTCGACGAGCAGCAGGCCCTCGCGCACCGCGTGCAGGATCGCCTCGTGGTACTCGTACATGCGGCTCAGCTCGACCGGGTCGAGCCCGTGGGTCTGCCGCCGGAGCCGGGCGCCGACGGCCGCCGCCCCGGCGATGCCCACGGCGAGCCCGGCGAGGACGATCAGCGCGGTCCAGGCGAGCTGGCCGCGCAGCCAGCCGCTGATCTTCTGCACGGTGATGCCCGCGCTCACCAGCGCCACGATCCGGCCGGTCTGCGGGCTGCGCACCGGGGTGACCGCGCGCACCGAGGGCCCGAGGGTGCCGGTGTAGGTCTCGGTGAAGGTACGGCCGGCGAGGGCGGGCGCGGTGTTGCCGAGGAAGAACCCGCCGATGCGCCGCGGGTTGGGGTGGGTGTAGCGGCGGCCCTCCGGGCTCATGATCGTGATGAAGTCGACGCCGGTGGCGGTGCGGATGCCTTCCGCGTACGGCTGCAGCGCCCGGGACGGCTCGGGGTCGTCGAGCGCCTCGGGCACCACCGGTGAGTGGGCCACGCCGATCGCCACCGCCCGGGCCACCGCCGCGGCCTCGTCGGAGAGCAGTGACCGGGTCTGGACGACCGCGAGCAGGGTCGCGCCGAGCACGGTCACCCCGACCACGGCGATCTGCAGCGCCAGTATCTGCCGGGCGAGGCTCCACCGCCGCGGGCGCGCCGCCTGCGCCATCGCGCTCCCTCACCTTCCTGAACGACCGGATGTGTGCTGAACGAAATGTACGCAATGGTGACGTAGGTCACGCGTTCGGCACATAGTGGCTCGACCGCGGTCTCCAGCTCAGCGTTTCAGGAAGGTCGAGTCTCATGTCAGCCGAGACGCCACGACAGGCCTCGGGCGGCGCCACCCCGGCCGCCCGACGGGACCGCACCCACTACCTCTACCTCGCCGTCATCGTCGCGGTGCTCGCCGGGATCGCCGTCGGGTTCCTCGCCCCGGACGTCGGCAAGGAGCTGCGGCCGCTCGGTACCGCGTTCGTCAACCTGATCAAGATGATGATCAGCCCGATCATCTTCTGCACGATCGTGCTCGGCGTCGGCTCGGTGACCCAGGCGGCGAAGGTCGGCCGGGTCGGCGGGCTCGCCATGGCCTACTTCCTGGCGATGTCCACGATCGCGCTCGTCATCGGCCTCGTCGTCGGCAACCTCGTCGACCCGGGCGCCGGGCTGCAGCTCACCGACGAGGCCCGGAAGGCGGCGGCGACCGAGGCGGCGAAGGCCGCGGAGAGCGACACGGTGGAGTTCCTGCTCGGCATCATCCCGACCACGCTGGTGTCGGCCTTCACCGAGGGGGAGATCCTGCAGACGCTGCTGGTGGCGCTGCTCGCCGGGTTCGCGCTCCAGGCGATGGGGGAGCGGGGCGCGCCGATCCGCACCGGCATCGCGCACATCCAGCGGCTCGTGTTCCGCATCCTCGCCATGATCATGTGGGCGGCGCCGGTGGGGGCGTTCGGCGCTATCGCCGCCGTGGTCGGCGCGACCGGGATCGACGCGCTCACCAGTCTCGCCATGATCATGATCGGGTTCTACGTGACCTGCGTGCTGTTCGTGGGCGTGGTGCTCGGCCCGCTGCTGTGGTTCGCCGCCCGGATCAACCTGTGGTCGCTGCTGCGCTACCTCGCCCGCGAGTTCCTGCTCATCGTGTCCACCTCCTCCTCCGAGTCGGCGCTGCCGCGGCTCATGGCGAAGATGGAGCACCTCGGGGTGAGCAGGCCGGTCGTCGGCATCACCGTGCCGACCGGGTACTCGTTCAACCTCGACGGCACCGCGATCTACCTCACCATGGCCACGCTGTTCGTGGCCACCGCGACCGGCTCGCCGCTGTCCCTGGGCGAGCAGGTGGCGCTGCTCCTCTTCATGATCATCGCGTCGAAGGGCGCGGCCGGGGTGACCGGTGCGGGCCTCGCCACCCTCGCCGGCGGCCTGCAGGCGCACCGGCCGGACCTGGTGGACGGCGTCGGCCTCATCGTCGGCATCGACCGGTTCATGTCCGAGGCCCGGGCGCTCACCAACTTCGCCGGGAACGCCGTGGCCACCGTGCTCATCGGCCGGTGGACCGGCGAGCTCGACCGGGAGCGCGCCGCGCAGGTGCTCTCCGGCCGCCTGCCGTTCGACGAGACCACCCTGCTCGACGAGGAGGCGCACGACGACCGCGCCGCCGCCGCGCCCGCCGAGCGCGAGATGGCGCACGCCTGACCCGGCCGCCGGTACGGCACGGCCGCCCCTAGCAGGCGGGTCCATCGGCGAGACCATCGGGGGACTCGCCGACGGACCCGCCCGCGTTCCGCTCGTGCAGGAACGCCTCGACCTCGGCACGGGTGGGCGGCGCCGCGCCCTCGCGGGTGCAGGTGAGCGCGGCGGCCGCCACGGCGAACCGCAGCGCCGCATCGAGGTCCGCGGCCGGGAACGCGGCGCCCGGGCGCTCCGGCAGCGCGCCGCGGGCGGCGAGCGCGTGCAGCAGCGCCCCGGTGAACGTGTCCCCGGCGCCCACCGTGTCGGCCACCCGCACCGGGAAGCCCGGCACGTGCCGCGGCGGCCCGTCCGGCGTCACCGCCACCGCGCCCCGCTCCCCGCACGTGATCAGCACCAGGGCGAGCCCGTGGCCGTCGAGCCAGGCGCGGGCCACGTCGAGCGGCTCGGCGTCCGGGTGCAGCCAGGCCACGTCCTCCTCGCTCGCCTTCACCACGTGGGCGGTCTTCAGCCAGGGCTCGACGGCCGCGCCGTACCGGGCCCGGTCGGGCAGCAGGGCGGGCCGTACGTTCACGTCGTAGACGACCGTGTACCGCTCGCGCCGGGCGGCCGCCCACTCCCGCAGCACCTCGGCCCCGGGCGGCAGGATCGAGGCGAGGGTGCCGAAGTGGAGCACCCGGGTGCCGGGCGGCGCGTCGGCCGGGAGCTCGGCCGGCCGCCACTGCCAGTCCGCGGTGCCCTGCACGTAGAACGCGTACGTGGGGCCGCCGGACGCGTCGAGCCCGACGACCGCGGCCGTGGTCGGCTCGTCCGCCGCCACCGCGAGCGAGAGGTCGACGCCCCCGGCGACGAGGTGCTCGCGGATCCGCCGCCCGAAGCCGTCGCCGGACAGCCGGCACAGCAGGTACGCGGGGGTGCCGAGCCGGGCGAGGGCGACCGCCGTGTTCGCCGGGCCGCCGCCGGGCACGGCCCGGAAGGTGTCCGGCCCGGTGGGCACGAGGTCGATCAGCGCCTCACCACAGACGACGATCATGTGCTCCTCCTGGAATCCTGCGCCCGCACGTGGCCACCCGGGCCGACGCCGCGAAGCGCGCCCACGCGCCGCCGGCAGGTGTGAGTAGATCATCGGCGCCCGCCCCGGCGCAACGGCCGGCGGCGCGGGCGGCGGGGCCGTGCCGTACGAAAAAACCTTGCCGCAGGGACTTCCTGTCGAACTGACAAAAAGTTACCGTGGGAGCGTGGCCGACGAACCGTGGGAGCCGCCGAGGATTCTGCTCGCGGTCGACCTTGTGATCCTGACGCTGCGGGACGACCGCCTCCACGTGCTGCTCGTCGAGCGCGGCATCGAGCCGTACCAGGGGACCTTCGCCCTTCCGGGGGGTTTCCTCCGGGACGAGCACGAGGCGATCGACGCGGCGGCGCGGCGCGAGCTCGCCGAGGAGGCCGGGCTGGCCGACGTGCACCTGGAGATGCTGGGGGTGTACGGCGAGCCGGGCCGGGACCCGCGGGGCCGCGTGGTGTCCGTCGCCTATCTCGCGGTGGCGCCCCGCCTGCCGGAGCCCGTCGCCGGCACGGACGCGGCCGACGCCCACTGGATTCCGGTGGACGAGGTGCTGTCCGGCCGCCTGGAGCTCGCCTTCGACCACCGGCGGATCGTCGAGGACGGGGTGGAACGCGCCCGCGCCAAGCTCGAGCACACCGCGCTCGCCACCGCGTTCTGCGGCGAGACCTTCACGATCGCGGAGCTGCAGCGGGTCTACGAGGCGGTGTGGGGCGTCCGGATCGATCCCCGGAACTTCTACCGCAAGGTGAAGAGCACGCGCGGGTTCGTCGTCCCGGCCGGGCCGATGCGGCGGAACGCGAACGGCCGGCCCGCCCGGCTCTACCGGGCTGGCCCGGTCCGGGTGCTGTACCCCCCGATGGTCCGCGCTGGCCAGGCCGAGGAAGGGCAGAGGTCATGAGCGAGCGCCCCATCGTGGTCCTGACCGCATTCGACCTGGAGTACCAGGCGGTCCGGCGGTATCTCTCCCGGCCCCGGGTGCACCGCCACCCGGCCGGTACGCGGTTCGAGGTGGGCCGCCTGGCGGACTGCCCGGCGCCGGTGGCGCTGGGCCTGGTCGGCAAGGGGAACCATCCCGCGGCCGTGCTCGCCGAGCGCGCCATCGGCGAGTTCTCGCCGTCCGCCCTGATGTTCGTGGGGATCGCCGGGGCCCTGTGGCCCGACATCCGCCTGGGGGACGTGGTGGTCGCCACCCACGTCTACGCCTACCACGGCGGCACGAGCGAGGACGACGGATTCAAGGCGCGTCCCCGGGTCTGGGAGGCCTCGCACGTGTCGGACCAGATCGCGCGGCACGTGCACCGGACCGGCACGTGGACGCGGTACCTGCCGCCGGGCGCGGGGGTGCCCACGGTGCGGTTCGGCCCGATCGCGGCCGGCGAGGTCGTGCAGAACTCCAGCATCTCCGCGCACGCCCGGTGGGTGCGGCTGACGTACAACGACGCGCTCGCGATCGAGATGGAGGCGGCGGGCGTGGCGCAGGCCGCCCATCTGAACCACGCGCTGCCCACGGCGGTGGTGCGCGGCATCAGCGACCGCGCCGACGGCACCAAGGTGGCCACCGACGGCAAGGGCTGGCAGACGGTGGCGGCGGCGAACGCCGCGGCCTTCGCGGTGGCCCTCGCCGGCGAGCTGGCGCGGGAGATCGGCATGGGGCACAAGGACGAGGCCGCCCGTCCGGCGGGGCGGCCGGAAAGGGCGGCGATGATCAACAAAGTGGTGAACAAGGCCCAGGGCAATGCCCGGGTCGGCATACAGGTCGGGGCCGTCTACGGCAACGTGACCATCGGCCAGGAGACGGGGGCCGGCCTCGACCTGTGGGGGCGGATCGAGGAGCTGCGCGGCCGCCTCGAGCAGGCGCGCCGGAACCGCGAGATCGACGAGGCGACCTACGCCGCGGCGGCGGAGGAGCTGTCCGCCGCGTCCGGCTCGCTGAAGGAGGGCGGCGGGCGCGGCACGCAGAAGGCGCTGCTCTCGCTGAAGAAGCTGCGCGGCCTGCTGGCCGACTCGTCCGAGCTGGTGGCGCTCGTGGCGACCGTCATCTCCATGATCGCGGGGGCGTCGTAGCGGTGCCGGTGGTGTCCTGGCGTATCCGCCGCCGTTCCGAATCGTCTCCGTTGTCCCACATATCCATATAACCGGAATTGGATCGTATATGCATATTGTGGGAATTTCGCGAGCCGGCGGGGTGTGATGGTGACGATTTTGAAATCCACCGGAAACCGAATTACGCCATGCCGTCTGGGTAAGGTGGGCAGCCAGGTTTTCGCGCTCGCGGGCGAAGGGCGTCAGGGGGTGTCCCGGCACGCGTGGAACGTGAATGGGTACGGCCGTGGCCGGCGTCTCGGCCGCAGCGGAATTCAGAGGGTCTTCTGGGTGTGATCGCCAGAAAACCCCTGGACGGCGGCGGGGCGGGCCGCTGCGGCGCGGCCCTTCCCGCTTTTGGGAGGACACCGGTCGTTCCGGTGGAACGGCACGTTATCGGATGTGAACGTGGAACTCCATTTCCATACTGAAATCTTCTCCAGGAAGGTCCCGGGCCGATGAACCACGTGCCACCGAACGTGACCAACGTCGCCATGGACGACGCGCATGTGGAGGCGCAGATCGGTTATGTCCACGGCGACGTCACGATCTATTCGCTGTCGAGCGGGGACCCGCGCCACAAGTACGAGACCGGCCTGCGCTATCTGGAGGGCGACAACCCCCGGCAGGCCGAGCGGCTGATCGAGGAGGCGGCGATGGCCGGCCACCGGTCGGCCGAGGTGGCGTACCACTGGGTCCTGGCGATCCTCAGCGACCGCTCGTTCGACCACCTCGGGCAGGAGGAGTTCCGCCGCCTGCACACAGCGATCACGATGGCCCACGAGTTCCCGCGCGACGCCTGGCGGGACGCCCTCGACGTGGTCATCGAGCTGGTGAACTGCCTGGACGAGGAGACGAACGGCCCGTCCGACTCGGAGACCCTCACCAAGGCCCTCGAGCGCTACACGGCGCTGCCGCAGGAGCGGCAGGACGAGATCCACCGCCACCTGGACATGGTGCTGAACGGGTGGATCCAGGACAAGATCAGCGAGCTGCAGGCGCAGTACGTGCAGCGGATGCGCTTCGCGAACAACCGCGAGCAGCGGGTCTGGAAGTTCTTCGAACCCGTGCCGATGCCGCCGCGGAAGGCGGTCCCGCCCCCGCCGGCGATCGCCCCCGCCGACCGGGGCCGGATCATCGCCGGGTGTGTGCTCGGCGGCTTCTCGCTGTTCATCATCACCGCCGTGCTGCTGTTCAGCGCGCCGGCCCACGCGGTGGTCGCGTGCACGCTGGCCAGCCTGTGGGTGCTCATCACCGTCACCATGGCCCTGCCCCGCCGCCGCCTGCGCCACCCGGCGTCGCAGGGGTGGTGGAACGAGCGCTTCGCCCAGGCCGTCTCCGACAGCGTCGACCACTGGTTCCGGGTGGCGGGGCCGCAGGACCCCGCGGGCGCGGCGCGGTGGGCCGCCGACAGCGAGCGGCTGCGGGCTCAGCTCAAGGAGGATCTCGTCCTCCGCTACGGGGCCGACCTGTCCCGCGTGGGACCGATCCGGTGGCTCATCCGGTGGCACGCCCACACCACCGCCGAGCGGTTCTTCACCGGCCGCATCCGGCTCCCGGTGGACGAAACGTCGGTCCCGCTGCCGGTCCGGGCGAGCAAGTACCTGCTGTACGTCGCGATCCTGCTCGGCCTTGCCGGATCGGTCGAGGCCGGGGCGGGCATGCTCGTGTTCTGGGGCCTGCTCGCCGTGGGCGCCCTGGTGAGCGGGTCGGAGCTGCTCGACTACGCCGCGGCGCGGCAGCGGTACCAGCGCGAGGCCGCCGAGGCGGAGCAGCGGTACGCCGAGGAGCTGCAGGAGTACGAGCGCTGGCGCCAGGTGCTCGCCGACCGCCCCAGCGACATCGAGATGGCGACGTGGCTCGCCTACGACAAGCTGACGTTCAAGTCGTGGGCGCTGCGCGAGTACGGCCTGAGCAACCGCGACGTCCTCGCCCACCTCATCCTGACCGAGGCGGCCCCGAACAGCCGCCGCGCCCGGGTCCCGTACGGCCCGCCGCGGTACTCGGCCTACACCGTGCTGCTCTTCCTGCTCACCGAGGGCGGCGTGCGCCAGGTCACCGCGACCCTCGACTTCGCCACCGGCAGGTTCTACAACCAGCGGCGCGACACGTTCCGGTACGACATGATCGCCTCCGCGCGCGTCGAGGAGGTGGGCGTGCGCTTCGAGGCCGGCAACCGGCGCGTGGTCGCCCGGGAGGAGATGGGCCCCTACGACCACCAGGCCCTCATCCTCCGGCGCGCCTTCCGGCTGTCGCTCGTCAACAACCAGGACGTCAACGTCCTCGTGGACGGCTTCGAGGAGGGGGCGTACGACCGGATGCCGGAGGACCACGCGTTCCTTGAGGAGCTCGCCATGAACTCCTCCGGGGTGAGCGGGGCGCTGCGCATCCTCGAGTCGGTGTGCGCCGAGGGCAGGGAGTGGCTCGCCCTGGAACGGGCCCGCCGCCGGCGCCGGCTGCAGGACTTCCGGGAGAGCAGGCACGTCCCCGGTGCGATCGGCTTCCTGCGCCGTTCCATGCTCACGGCCGGGCCGGGAGAGAAGCCCGCGCCGGACACCGCGGGCTGACGCGATCCGCCGCCCGCGCGGACGCGCCGCGATCGCGCACGCTCGTCCGCCCGCCGTGCGGGGCCGGGCCGTACGAGCCGTACGAAGGGTCAGGCGCCGGTGGGCTCGGGGCGGCCGAGGCGCCAGTAGCCCATGAAGGCGACGGCCCGGCGGTCGAGGCCGACCTCCTGGACCAGGTGGCGGCGCAGGGTCTTCACCACCGACGCCTCGCCGGCGAGCCAGGCGTACAGGCCGTCGCAGGAGGTGACCGAGGTCGGGTCGGGGACCTCCCAGAGCAGCTCGGTGTCGACGTCGACGTCGTTGAGCTCGCCCGCCGGTGCGGTGGCGAGCTCGCGGGCGAGCTCGGCGGTGGCCTCGCGCACCGCGGGGATGAGGCGGTCGCCGTGGGCGGCGCCGTCGCGGGGCAGCCAGGTGACCTCGACGCCGGGGCGGGTGCGCAGCTCGAGGATGTCCTCGTGGTGCGGCACCTCGAGCAGGACCGTGGCCGGGACGTCGCCGGAGAG is a window from the Thermopolyspora flexuosa genome containing:
- a CDS encoding NUDIX hydrolase translates to MADEPWEPPRILLAVDLVILTLRDDRLHVLLVERGIEPYQGTFALPGGFLRDEHEAIDAAARRELAEEAGLADVHLEMLGVYGEPGRDPRGRVVSVAYLAVAPRLPEPVAGTDAADAHWIPVDEVLSGRLELAFDHRRIVEDGVERARAKLEHTALATAFCGETFTIAELQRVYEAVWGVRIDPRNFYRKVKSTRGFVVPAGPMRRNANGRPARLYRAGPVRVLYPPMVRAGQAEEGQRS
- a CDS encoding 5'-methylthioadenosine/S-adenosylhomocysteine nucleosidase, translated to MSERPIVVLTAFDLEYQAVRRYLSRPRVHRHPAGTRFEVGRLADCPAPVALGLVGKGNHPAAVLAERAIGEFSPSALMFVGIAGALWPDIRLGDVVVATHVYAYHGGTSEDDGFKARPRVWEASHVSDQIARHVHRTGTWTRYLPPGAGVPTVRFGPIAAGEVVQNSSISAHARWVRLTYNDALAIEMEAAGVAQAAHLNHALPTAVVRGISDRADGTKVATDGKGWQTVAAANAAAFAVALAGELAREIGMGHKDEAARPAGRPERAAMINKVVNKAQGNARVGIQVGAVYGNVTIGQETGAGLDLWGRIEELRGRLEQARRNREIDEATYAAAAEELSAASGSLKEGGGRGTQKALLSLKKLRGLLADSSELVALVATVISMIAGAS